One Synechococcus sp. MU1617 genomic region harbors:
- the rfbD gene encoding dTDP-4-dehydrorhamnose reductase, whose amino-acid sequence MKVLLTGAGGQLGQALIASAPEGLDLVATSRQQLDLSDPEACRSAVKQHQPDWVLNAGAYTAVDKAESEPELAHAVNAGAPEAFARALDQQGGRLLQISTDFVFNGTQGTPYQPVQARDPLGVYGASKAAGEAAVQNVFGAEGRGLILRTSWVIGPVGKNFALTMLRLHRERDQLGVVADQVGCPTSTLNLAQACWQTLQIAGNRELPAVMHWSDAGAASWYDVAVAVGQIGADLGLIDTPAEVKPITTADYPTPAERPAYSLLDCTATRAALDLNGEHWQQALQAVLRQAKTP is encoded by the coding sequence ATGAAGGTGCTGCTCACCGGAGCTGGCGGTCAGCTCGGCCAGGCTCTGATCGCTTCCGCCCCTGAGGGACTGGATCTGGTGGCCACCAGCCGTCAGCAGCTTGACCTGTCTGACCCAGAAGCCTGCCGCAGCGCCGTGAAACAGCACCAACCCGACTGGGTGCTCAATGCTGGTGCCTACACAGCAGTGGACAAGGCCGAGTCGGAACCGGAGCTGGCCCATGCGGTGAATGCCGGGGCACCGGAGGCCTTTGCCCGTGCTCTGGATCAACAGGGGGGACGCCTGCTGCAGATCAGCACCGACTTCGTCTTCAACGGAACCCAGGGCACGCCGTATCAGCCCGTGCAAGCCCGCGACCCTCTCGGTGTCTACGGCGCCAGCAAAGCTGCTGGAGAAGCGGCGGTCCAAAACGTGTTTGGAGCAGAAGGACGGGGCCTGATCCTGCGCACCAGCTGGGTGATCGGGCCCGTCGGGAAGAACTTCGCCCTCACCATGCTCCGCCTCCACCGCGAACGGGATCAACTGGGTGTTGTCGCCGATCAAGTGGGCTGTCCCACAAGCACCCTGAACCTGGCACAAGCCTGTTGGCAAACCCTTCAGATCGCTGGTAATCGCGAGTTGCCAGCTGTGATGCACTGGAGTGATGCCGGCGCCGCCAGTTGGTATGACGTGGCGGTGGCCGTTGGTCAAATCGGTGCTGACTTGGGGCTCATCGACACCCCCGCTGAGGTGAAACCGATCACCACAGCGGACTACCCAACCCCTGCGGAACGTCCGGCCTATTCCCTTCTCGACTGCACTGCCACCCGAGCAGCTCTGGACCTCAACGGCGAGCACTGGCAGCAAGCTCTGCAGGCTGTGTTGCGGCAAGCCAAAACGCCATGA
- the rfbC gene encoding dTDP-4-dehydrorhamnose 3,5-epimerase, giving the protein MQFEQLKTSSGQTMDGPLLMTPRCFGDERGWFYESWNRRSFDEAVGETVVFSQDNHSRSIQGVLRGLHYQLAPEPQAKVVRATVGAIYDVAVDIRRGSPTYGAWVGSELSAENKCQLWIPEGFAHGFLTLSNIAEVQYKARGFWNKACERAIVWNDPDLAIAWPIDRLEGAEVSLSGKDAEAAGFKAAEAAGDVFP; this is encoded by the coding sequence ATGCAGTTTGAACAACTCAAGACCTCCAGTGGCCAAACCATGGATGGTCCACTACTTATGACGCCGCGATGCTTCGGTGATGAGCGTGGCTGGTTCTACGAAAGCTGGAACCGACGCTCGTTCGATGAGGCTGTGGGCGAAACAGTGGTGTTCTCCCAAGACAACCACTCCCGCTCAATCCAAGGCGTCCTGAGAGGACTTCACTACCAGCTGGCACCGGAACCCCAGGCCAAAGTGGTACGTGCCACGGTCGGAGCCATTTACGACGTTGCCGTCGACATCCGGCGCGGATCACCCACTTATGGAGCCTGGGTCGGCTCCGAACTGAGTGCCGAGAACAAATGCCAGCTTTGGATTCCCGAGGGCTTCGCCCATGGCTTTCTCACCCTCAGCAACATTGCCGAGGTGCAATACAAAGCCCGGGGGTTCTGGAACAAAGCCTGTGAACGGGCCATCGTCTGGAATGATCCTGATCTGGCTATTGCCTGGCCGATCGATCGGCTGGAGGGTGCCGAAGTGAGCCTCTCGGGCAAAGATGCCGAAGCAGCAGGGTTCAAAGCCGCTGAGGCTGCTGGAGACGTTTTCCCATGA